The Desulfatiglans sp. region CCTGCATCAATCTGCTGCTCTGATGTAACACCCTTTTTAATAAGCTTAAGGAGCGGATCATACCCTGTTTCAAGACCGACATGTATTCTGTTAAGGCCTGCCTTCCTTATTCTTACAAGCTCTTCCTCACTCTTTTTTGCGATTGTCCGTGATCTGGAGTAGGTGGTTATGCGGGTTATCTCCGGGAAATTTACCCTTAAATATTCAAGCACCTCGACAAGATCATCAGTCTTCATAATAAGGTTGTCAGCATCCTGCAGAAAACAGGCACTGGTGCCATAATACATCCACATAGCCATGCTTCTAAAGCTCTCTGACCTTCCCGGGTCATTTAAAACAGTGCTTATAACCTGTGAATTTGCGTGACCCCCATAACCGAGCCTGAATGAGACCTCTTTTATGCTGTCATATATCTCCCTGGCGGTTTTTATGTCATCCTTGATCTCCTGAACCTCTCGCAGGGAGAATTTCCTACCCTTATATACAGGGCAGAACATGCACTGATTCCAGGGGCAGTTTCTTGTGATCCTTAATAAAAGGCTTTTTGCCTCATTTGGCGGTCTTATCGGCCCCTGTTCAAAACTTAGCTGTTGTATCATACCTATGATTTCCTTAACTTATCCAAATAATTTTTATGCCACCTGACCACCTCACAATAAGGCACATCCCCGCCAAATATATCAAGGCTGCTTCCGATTGTAGCATGCACCCTGCCCTTTCCAAGTTCAAATATGAGATCCATGTCCGATAAACTTTTTACACCCCCGGCGTATGTTACAGGTATGGGGCAATGTTCGCCAAGTATTTTCACAAGGGGCTCCTCTATACCCTGCCTTTTACCCTCAACATCCACACCATGGATTAAAAATTCATCACAGTATTCTGAAAGCCAGTTAAGGGTATCCTTATCAACCTTTAAACCGGTAAATTTCTGCCACCGGTCAGTCACCACATAATAATCACCATCCCTTTTGCGACAACTCAGATCTATTACAAGCCGCTCCTTTCCGACTGTTTCGACTATTTTTTTCAAATGGCCATCATCTATCTGGCCCTGGGTAAAAAGGTAAGATGTCACAATAACATGGCTAGCACCTGCCTCAAGATATTGCTTTGCGTTATCAGGGGTTATGCCGCCACCGACCTGAAGCCCGCCCGGAAACGCCTTTAAAGCTGATAGTGCCGCATCATGATTGCCCTGGCCAAGTGATATCACATGCCCACCCTTCAGGTTATCCTCTTTATATATCCTTGCAAAATAAGAAGGCGAAAGCTCGGTTTCAAAATTTATCTTTGTGGAGTTTTCATCATTGGTCAGGCTACCGCCTACTATCTGTACCACCCTGCCATTACGCAGATCTATGCACGGTCTGAACCCCATCTGAAAATTACCCCCCTTCGTAAGTATCTGAAACACTGTCAAAAAACAGCTTCAGGTTGACTACCATACTATATTAATCAAGTCATCTGAAAAAGTATTCAGCCATTGACATATAATTTTTCATCACTTATACTCCCCCGGTCAAAAGAGGCAAAACAAGGCATCAAAACAGTTATGTATTGTAACTGGTCAATCTGACAACCAAAAAAAAGAGGAGAATAAAATGAAATCAAACACCATCTTTCTGAGCCCGGATGAAATGCCAAAACAGTGGTACAATATCCTGGCAGACATAAAAATGAATCCACCTCTGGGCCCTGATGGAAAACCTGTGACCCCTGAGATGCTGGCCCCTGTATTTCCCATGAACCTTATTGAACAGGAGGTCAGCACTGAAAGATGGATAACAATACCTGATGAAGTAATGAATATTTATTCCATATGGCGTCCTTCACCCCTTATCCGTGCTGTAAACTTTGAAAAGGCACTCGGGACACCTGCAAAAATATATTACAAGAATGAAAGCGTTAGCCCGGCAGGAAGCCACAAACCCAATACTGCTGTGCCTCAGGCATACTATAACAAGATATTCG contains the following coding sequences:
- a CDS encoding radical SAM protein, which translates into the protein MIQQLSFEQGPIRPPNEAKSLLLRITRNCPWNQCMFCPVYKGRKFSLREVQEIKDDIKTAREIYDSIKEVSFRLGYGGHANSQVISTVLNDPGRSESFRSMAMWMYYGTSACFLQDADNLIMKTDDLVEVLEYLRVNFPEITRITTYSRSRTIAKKSEEELVRIRKAGLNRIHVGLETGYDPLLKLIKKGVTSEQQIDAGKKVIAAGMELSEYVMPGLGGQTMWKEHAEATAKVLNQINPHFIRLRSLRIPERVPLIEKVRSGEFKKQTDDGIAEEIRLFIETLDNITSTLTSDHIMNLLEEVNGTFPQDKEKMLGVIKIYQDMPDNERMVYRVGRRGGAYRSTTEVYNDPVTRNRIENMISEIRRQGGESGLEQAISDMVDQYI
- the hisA gene encoding phosphoribosylformimino-5-aminoimidazole carboxamide ribotide isomerase; the encoded protein is MGFRPCIDLRNGRVVQIVGGSLTNDENSTKINFETELSPSYFARIYKEDNLKGGHVISLGQGNHDAALSALKAFPGGLQVGGGITPDNAKQYLEAGASHVIVTSYLFTQGQIDDGHLKKIVETVGKERLVIDLSCRKRDGDYYVVTDRWQKFTGLKVDKDTLNWLSEYCDEFLIHGVDVEGKRQGIEEPLVKILGEHCPIPVTYAGGVKSLSDMDLIFELGKGRVHATIGSSLDIFGGDVPYCEVVRWHKNYLDKLRKS
- a CDS encoding TrpB-like pyridoxal-phosphate dependent enzyme (catalyzes the formation of L-tryptophan from indole and L-serine), translated to MKSNTIFLSPDEMPKQWYNILADIKMNPPLGPDGKPVTPEMLAPVFPMNLIEQEVSTERWITIPDEVMNIYSIWRPSPLIRAVNFEKALGTPAKIYYKNESVSPAGSHKPNTAVPQAYYNKIF